The proteins below are encoded in one region of bacterium:
- the wecB gene encoding UDP-N-acetylglucosamine 2-epimerase (non-hydrolyzing) — protein MEKIRVLSVFGTRPEAIKMAPVVMELEKNKNDFESIVCITAQHREMLDQVLNLFNIKPDYDLNIMKHNQDLWTLTSGVLLQMKEVFEKTRPHVVLVHGDTTTALATSLSAFYAKIPIGHVEAGLRTFNKHYPFPEELNRVVADSVSSLYFAPTQQSVDNLLKENIAADKIYLTGNTVIDALLYTVNNNEFDLSEFNIDKNLKTILLTSHRRENFGEPLENICKAVKILVEKNSDIQVIYPVHLNPNVRKTVFGMLEGIDRVKLIEPLEYAPFASLMKQSHIILTDSGGVQEEAPSLGKPVFVLRDETERPEAVEFGTVKLVGSNTEKIVNSVQELLDSEEKYNLMASATNPYGDGFATSRIIQALKNNKEFLIKSLENNTILK, from the coding sequence TTGGAAAAAATAAGAGTTCTAAGTGTTTTTGGGACAAGACCTGAAGCTATAAAAATGGCTCCTGTTGTTATGGAACTTGAAAAAAACAAAAATGATTTTGAAAGTATTGTCTGTATAACAGCTCAACACAGGGAAATGCTTGATCAGGTCTTGAATCTTTTCAATATAAAACCTGATTATGATCTTAATATAATGAAGCACAATCAGGATTTGTGGACTTTAACATCCGGTGTTCTCCTTCAGATGAAGGAGGTTTTTGAAAAAACCCGTCCGCATGTTGTTCTTGTTCATGGAGATACCACTACAGCACTTGCAACAAGCCTTTCTGCGTTTTATGCAAAGATTCCGATAGGGCATGTTGAAGCAGGATTAAGAACTTTTAACAAGCATTATCCTTTTCCCGAAGAATTAAACAGGGTTGTGGCCGATTCGGTTTCTTCTTTATATTTTGCGCCTACGCAGCAATCAGTTGACAATCTTTTAAAAGAAAATATCGCCGCCGATAAAATTTATTTAACGGGAAATACTGTTATTGATGCGCTTTTGTATACAGTAAACAATAATGAATTTGATTTATCGGAATTTAATATTGATAAAAATCTGAAAACTATTCTTTTGACTTCGCATAGACGAGAAAATTTTGGAGAACCGCTTGAAAATATTTGCAAAGCGGTAAAAATTCTTGTTGAAAAAAATTCTGATATTCAGGTAATTTATCCTGTTCATCTTAATCCGAATGTGAGAAAAACTGTATTTGGTATGCTTGAAGGAATTGATAGAGTAAAATTAATTGAGCCTCTTGAATATGCACCTTTTGCAAGTCTTATGAAACAATCGCATATTATTCTTACGGATTCAGGCGGTGTTCAGGAGGAAGCTCCGTCTTTAGGAAAGCCTGTTTTTGTTCTTAGAGACGAAACAGAAAGGCCTGAAGCTGTTGAGTTTGGAACAGTAAAGCTGGTGGGGTCTAACACAGAAAAAATTGTTAATTCCGTTCAGGAACTCCTGGATTCTGAAGAAAAATATAATCTGATGGCTTCTGCCACAAATCCTTACGGTGACGGATTTGCTACATCAAGAATTATTCAGGCTTTAAAAAATAATAAAGAGTTCTTGATAAAGAGCTTAGAAAATAATACGATTTTAAAATAA
- a CDS encoding sugar kinase, whose protein sequence is MTDSLDIISIGECMVELSTNESLIYAETLHKYYGGDTLNTAVAAARLGSKVGYITRVGRDSFQTYLLDSWQAENLDTSNIKIVEGYNGLYILSIQEESRKEFVFYRKKSAATNLSIDDISEDYIQQANIVYSTGIVQSLSASAKGAVKKAFSIAKDKGCLVAYDPNYRERLWDADEAKEAMEEIIDCVDIIMLNNIHDAEWLIDQTSPDKIIKYFWDKGVSTVAVKMGKNGCVIGYNGEINTIPGRDAEVVDSTGAGDAFNGGFLHGIACGYTPFESARLATIVASEQIKGIGAVKSLPYRDKAYAEFGH, encoded by the coding sequence ATGACTGACAGTCTTGATATAATTTCAATCGGTGAATGTATGGTTGAGCTTTCAACAAATGAAAGCCTTATATATGCCGAAACATTACATAAATATTACGGCGGAGATACTTTAAACACAGCAGTAGCTGCTGCAAGACTCGGCTCGAAAGTGGGATATATAACAAGAGTCGGAAGAGATTCTTTTCAGACTTATTTACTTGATTCATGGCAGGCAGAAAACCTTGATACAAGCAATATTAAGATTGTGGAAGGTTATAACGGGCTTTATATTCTTTCTATTCAGGAAGAATCAAGAAAAGAATTTGTATTTTACAGAAAGAAAAGTGCTGCAACAAATCTTTCAATTGATGATATTTCCGAAGATTATATTCAGCAAGCAAACATTGTCTATTCAACAGGAATAGTGCAATCGCTTTCTGCCTCTGCGAAGGGCGCGGTAAAAAAAGCATTTAGCATTGCAAAAGACAAAGGCTGTCTTGTAGCTTATGACCCAAATTACAGGGAAAGACTCTGGGATGCTGACGAAGCAAAAGAAGCGATGGAAGAAATAATTGATTGCGTTGATATTATTATGTTAAACAATATTCACGATGCTGAATGGCTTATAGACCAGACTTCTCCCGACAAAATTATAAAATATTTCTGGGATAAAGGTGTTTCTACTGTTGCGGTAAAAATGGGCAAAAACGGTTGCGTTATCGGATATAATGGCGAAATAAACACCATCCCCGGTAGAGACGCCGAAGTTGTTGATTCTACAGGCGCAGGTGATGCTTTTAACGGCGGCTTTTTACACGGAATAGCTTGTGGATACACACCTTTTGAGTCGGCAAGACTTGCTACAATCGTTGCCTCAGAACAAATTAAAGGCATTGGTGCTGTAAAATCTCTTCCTTACAGAGATAAAGCTTATGCTGAATTCGGTCATTAA
- a CDS encoding response regulator, whose protein sequence is MTEENNKKKILIVDDEPDIVETLKFLIESEGFESIIAMDGEEALKKAKEENPDVIILDVMLPKINGYKVCRLLKFDNKYKHIPVLMVTARSQEEDKVIGEETGADEYITKPFDINEIVEKIHYYLKH, encoded by the coding sequence ATGACAGAAGAAAATAATAAAAAAAAGATTCTGATTGTGGATGATGAACCTGATATAGTAGAAACTCTTAAATTTCTCATCGAAAGCGAAGGGTTTGAAAGCATAATAGCTATGGACGGGGAAGAAGCCTTAAAAAAAGCTAAAGAAGAAAATCCTGACGTTATAATACTTGATGTCATGCTCCCAAAAATCAACGGTTACAAAGTATGCAGACTGTTAAAATTTGATAACAAGTACAAACACATACCTGTTCTTATGGTGACAGCCCGTTCGCAGGAAGAAGACAAAGTTATCGGCGAAGAAACAGGTGCTGATGAATATATAACAAAACCTTTTGATATTAATGAAATCGTTGAAAAGATACATTATTATTTAAAACATTAA